The Candidatus Obscuribacter sp. genomic interval GACTTGTTGGAGCACGTGCTTGACGCGTGTTATTACTGGTAAAAATGGTTTTTCAACCCCTTCCTCTATAAGGGATAGGGCGAGCTCAACCTTATCCTTCTTATTAAAGGATTGTCTTTGCCCGTCTGACAGGTGACTTACCACCTGGCTCAGTATTTTGACCAGATCCTTGCGGCTTTCCTGGAGTTCGTCTATGACTACTTCGGGAATTTGACCATTCTGGAAGAGCGCTTGCAGCCCTTTTTGATCGTTGAGGCAGCCCAGTATGGCGGCATCCTTTTCGCCATCCTCCAGGGAGCGTCTGGCTGTTTGCATTTTGACCAGTCTTGCCCCCAGTCTCTGGACTCGAGCATGATTACTGGCTGTTTCTACACTAGTCTTATAGAGACGCTCTGCTCTTATTCTCTGCACTGGTGTGAGTGGTTTGTCGTCTCTCATGCGCAGCACACTGAGCAAAAAGAGCGGGTCTGGCTCATAACCCACTACTTGCGCGTACTTATTCATCAGATCATGGAGGCTGCGGCTGTGTCTGCCGTAGACCACGCCTAGATCATCGCAAATGAGGCGCAAAATTTGCACATCTTGCTCCATATGCAAAAGTTCGTGTAAAAGGCTGGACATCAGACCTTCGGATAGTGGGGCTGATGTGATAAAGAGATCTTTGCCGACCAGTATCTTGCCTGCGCCCATGCAATAGGACGCCAGCCAGTGACTATCATCGGAGGTCTGTACCAGAGCGCTGGGGATATCCATGCCAGCACAGATTTGATTGACTAGGTTTTGCAAGGAGCCAATACGACTCTCTGCTAGCTTGTGCACCTGCTTTTGCAGTTTGTCCAGGTTTTGCTTGAGCCTTTGTACTTCTTTTGTGTCCAGTTTGATACTGGCTTTTTTGAGATCAGCTTTTACTGTTTCGAGTGCTGTTTTATAGTCTATCGTGGGGTCGGGAGCATCACCAGGATAATGCTCTGCCACTGGTTTTTGCCAGCTAAAGTTAGAGGCCATGGCGCTCAGTTTAAAATTTAGTCTCAAGTTAAGCATGGCAAAAGGCTCAAGCCATTGTGGCTTTTGTCCGGCAGCACTGCTCCAGTATTCTAAAAGCCTCTGTGTGGCAGCGAGAGCCACTTTGTCGGATTCTTCTTCGACAGCATAAAGCAAGAGCCTTTCTCTCTGGTCTGGTGGGAAATGGTCAGCCATTGTCACAGCTTTGAGTTTGACCAGCTCTGCTACTGCTACTGGGCTGTGCTCGTATCTGAGACCGAGAGGCTCAAGGTCGCCCAGGAGGTTGCCTAACAAAGTCAATTGTTTGACCTGATCGCCTTGCAGTGCCTGCCAGAACGACATGAAATGAGGAAGCGCGAGACTTGTGCCCAATTCTTCGTCGAGCATGCTCGAAAATAGCAAAAACTCGTCTGCTCTTGCCAGACCATTGCGCGCCATATATTGCCAGTGTTCTTGCTGCATGCGCTTGAGAAAAATTTCTTGTGCATGTTTGGCATCGACCAGACTGCGGTAGGCAAAAAGTGCACGACAGGCGGCCAGCGAATAGCTGTGCGCCAGGCGCATCAAACAATTGACGCGAATACCCAGTGAGTTTTGGTCGGCACAATCAGCTAAGCCATTTACGGCGATAGCGGCCAGTTCTTCGTCATCAGTGTTGAGTGCGATAGTGGTAACTTGCTCAAAATCGAGTTTGCGCAAAAGCACGCGCAATTCGATGCGCCTTGCCTTTTGTAGCTGGTCGCGTTTGTGGTCATCGACTCTCGGACCGTCCGCATTGCCTGGAGCCTGTCCAAAGGGGATTTTGCGCAAAGACTGCCCGGCAAAGTCCAGAGAGCCTGTCAGGCTCGTGGTTATATTCTGGACCAAATTGTGAAATCGGAAATTAGGGTCGGGTTTCATGCTCATTCACTCCACCAGTAATTTATCCGTCTTGCGACAAAATTGGAAAGGGGAGACTACGCAAACAGGATTAAACCGAGCATGTTTAATTTGATATTTGGCATTAACAATTTGATAACGCTCAATAGCATATAAATAACTCACTTACCAATGCTCATGTAAGCACCGCCAAATTTTTCTCTTTTCGATCTTCGATTCATCTGAGGTCTATTTTCTAATGCCTAATTTTCTTTATCGCAGCGCTCTTTTGGTATCACTGGTAGTACTGGCAATGGCTTTTTGTGCAGCCCCATCTGAGGCGCAAGCCTCACGAGGCTATGGTCAAGCTCGGCAGATTGCAAGACGCTTGCCCCCAGTCAGTATGGACAGTTTTGTGCAACAAGCTGGCGGTGCGGCCGAGTCGATTTATGGCGATGAGGGCGTCGGTGGTAGAGAAAAGAATGGTGGCTCACTGCCTCCCTTTGACGGCTTTGGCGCTGGACATCGCATCGATGCCGGTATTTTTGGCACAAGAGATGCTGGTTTGACCACTGGTCATGGCAGCTCAATGCCATCTGCCTGGGGCGCTGATGAGTATCTGGGCGGTGAATGGGCGCAAACTGGTTCTGGTCATTTTGAAGAATATACCAGTCCTCAATACAATGCTTACGAAACTCAGCAAAGGCTCGGATCTGGCTCAGCGTCAGCCTATGATATCGCTCAATATACCGGATTTCCTTAATCAGTCCAGGAAAAAATCTGGTATCAAACGGCTATCGGGATTAACAGCATAAGGAGTAAAATCGCTGACTCCAGCTCTTTTGAGCACAGCGGAGTCGATATAAAAATTACCACTATCATGCACGCCGCCTGTCAAAATTTGATAGGCGGCGTCTGCCATTATCTCCGGTTTGCGGCAGGCCGCTAGAGCCTTTTCGCCGCCCAACAGATTGCCAACGGCACTGGTAGCGATGGCGGTCTCTGGCCACAAGCTGTTGACCGCAATTTTGCCTTTAAATTCTTCAGCCATGCCCAGGGTGCAAAGACTCATGCCGTACTTAGCCATTGTGTAGGCCAGGTGCGGTCCAAACCAGCGCGGATTTAAATTGAGTGGAGGAGAGATGTTGAGTATGTGGGGATTGTCGCTTTTGAGCAAATGCTCGATAGCGTATTTGGAGCAGACAAAAGTGCCTCTACCATTGACTGACTGCATCAAGTCAAAGCGTTTCATATCGGTTGCCTCAGTGCCGGTGAGGCTTATCGCGCTAGCATTATTGACGAGGATGTCGATTGCGCCAAAGTGCTCAATCGTCTTATCGACTGCTGCTTTAACCTGAGCTTCTTCCCGGATGTCGCACACCACTGCCAGTGCCTTGCCTCCAGCTTGTGTGATGGCATCGGCTGCTGTGTGAATTGTGCCTGGTAGTTTTGGGTGGGGCTGGTCTGTTTTGGCGGCCACAACTATACAGGCGCCATCTTGGGCTGCTCTCAAGGCAATGGCCAGCCCGATACCTCTAGAGCCGCCGGTTATAAAACAGACTTTGTTTTTTAGACTTTTGTCTTTGTCTGTCATTTTGCTGGGGCACTTACCATTGCTTCGTCGGCTGACATTTTGTTAGCCAGGGCATGTTTAAGCAATGCCACAGCTCGATCGCTAGTAATCACGTCCATACGTACCAGGTAAAGCAGTCTGGCGGCGCAAAGAGCGCAGCTATCGTCAATGATTTTGCTGCCGGCCATGGCACCGAGATATTCGATAAATGCCGGTTTGTCGCTCAGACCCACACGCAGCGGCACCAGGTCCATATCGCTACAGGCACCAGATCTAGATAGAATCACATCAAGGTCATCAAAGTCGTCAGAGCTCAAAACCATTGCAGCGATTTCGCCAAGAGCGATGGCTGGGTTTTCGCCGTTTAAGGCGATACGTCTCAAGCTGGCTGCGGCATGTTCGCTAGCGAGCCAGCCGTTAGTGACCATTGATTGCACTTTGAGGGCATGGTCCAAAATGTGCTGTTGCAGCTGGCCCATAGTCACTAGTTCCTGGCCAATTTGAGTGCTGCGCATCAGGCCAAGCTCAATTGCCGTTATCACGGTCGACTGACTGATAATACCTGCCTGTACCAGTATCTCGCCAAGCTTAAGCTCTGCCTGGTCTGGTGGTTTTGGCAAATTGAGTTGTTGCAGCGCTACTTCGAAGGTGACACCTCGACGATTGCAAAGGGTCAAAAGCTCAATAAGGGTCTGCTTTTCAAAAAAGCCGCTTCTTTCGTAAACCTGGGCTGACAAAGCAGCCAGGACAAGTTCCATCTTGACCACTCCGGCGTGGTTTATCACCCTGCCCAGTGGTAAACCTGTTTCGTTGACTGTTGCCAGGTAGCTATTTAGCTCATTTTGGGACAAAATCCCTGCTGCCAAAAGTAGCTCGGACAGTGGGGTATTGGATGTGCGTGGTCGTGGAGGCGGCACCGCTATACCCGTCTGGCTCATTGTCGAGAGCACGCCAGCCAGATCGCCGCCGTTGGCGTGGACCTGTGAGAGGGCATGGGCCATCATGTGCTTGTCCCAGTTGGCTTCTTTGATTAATTTGTGGGCTTCGATGGCAGCTGTCATCGTGTTTTTTTTGACAAAGCCCGACATGGCAAGCATCTTGCCAATATCCATGCCGGTCTCTTTAGCCATGTTTTCGGCTTCAGCGAGCTGGGTCTGGTCGATTATGCCAGCCATGACTAGTAGGATGCCTATCTCCGCAGCACTGTCATTGGTCGGTCTGGCATGAGTGCCAGACTTTTCCTGGGAGGATTTTTGAGATGATCTTGGCTGATCATGCATTGAGTAAGAGCAACCTCAGTGGCTGTGATTTTTGGGCTGCAAACGAGATGCCATAATGTTCCACGGATCACCTATTCTCTCAGATAATCGACCCTAGAGTTGTTCACGCTCCTTAACTTTGGTAACTCTGGAGAATTTTTAGTATGGTAATCTGAGCTAATTACAATCTGCCCCGGGGCTTGGCTAGTGGAGATGAGCGGGATGGCGGCAAAAAAGGCAGTGATTATCGGCGCTGGTCCAGCAGGTCTGACCGCAGGATTTGAGTTAGCCACCCGCACCGACGTACAGCCTGTTTTGCTCGAAAAGTCCGACGTGATCGGTGGACTTGCTCGCACGGTGGATTACAAGGGGAACCGGATTGATATCGGACCTCACAGATTTTTTAGTAAATCAGACCGAGTAATGGACTGGTGGTTTGCCATGATGCCTTTGCAGGCAGTGGACGGCAAACCAGTTGAAATAAGCTATCAGAATAAGTCTCGGACAGTTACTCCCACCGAGGCTGCTATCAGTACCAGTGGTAATTTGTATCCCGATAACGAGCTGATGACGCTCTCCAGGCAGACTCGCATTTACTATTTGCGTAAGTTTTTTGACTATCCCATCAGCCTTAAGCTGGCTACTTTTACCAATCTTGGACTGGTGCGCACATTTAAAATTGGTGTGAGCTATCTAAAAGCCGCAGCTTTTCCTATCAAACCCGAAAAGAACCTGGAGCAATTCATCACCAATCGCTTTGGACGTGAGCTCTATCTGACGTTTTTTAAGGATTATACCGAAAAAGTCTGGGGCATTAGTTGCTCTAAAATCAGCGCTGCCTGGGGAGCACAGAGGATTAAGGGGCTTTCTATACTCAAGGCCGTACTGCACGCTGCCAAGCAAATTATGGGACCAGTCACAGATATCAGGCAAAAGCAGACAGAGACTTCTCTTGTTGAGCAATTCCTCTATCCCAAACATGGCACGGGATCAATGTGGGCCGAAGCGGCACGCAAGCTCACCGAGGGTGGTGGCAAAATTGTCCTTGATACCGAAGTAGAAAAAATACGGACCTCCGGTAATCAAATTACTGCTGTCGATGTGGTTAATACCAGGAATGGTGCAAAGGAAACGATTGATGCCGATTACTTTTTTAGTAGTATGCCCATTAAAGAGCTAGTAGCTAAGCTCGATGCCCCTGTGCCTGCTAGTATCAAAGAAATTAGCGATGGTCTGATTTATCGCGATTTTATCGCAGTCGGAATGCTGGTCAAAAAGCTCAAAGTGCAAGAACCCGGTAAAAAAAGTAATTGGCGATAACTGGATCTATGTCCAAGAGAATGACGTCTTAATTGGTCGTCTGCAAATCTATAATAACTGGGGTCCATGCATGGTTGCTGACCCGGATACTATCTGGCTGGGTCTGGAATATTTTTGCAATGATACCGATGAAATCTGGGGCTGGCCTGACGAAAAGCTTAAGCAATTGGGTGCAGAAGAATTGGACAAAATTGGCATCATTGATAAAGCCGATATGCTCGACGCTACTGTAATTCGGATGCCTAAAACCTATCCTGGCTACTTTGGTACATATGACCGTTTTGACGAGTTGCAAAAGTACATCAGCACATTCGAGAATCTTTTCTTGGTCGGCCGCAACGGCATGCACAAGTACAACAACCAGGATCACTCAATGCTAACGGCGATGGTTTCAGTTGATAATATCGTCAATGGTATCAAGACCAAAGAGAATATTTGGGACGTCAATACAGAGCAGGAATATCACGAAGAGAAACAAACCTAGGTGGTTCTATCTGCCTTTGGCTTTTTGTTCGCGATCTATTTGTTGTAGTGCTTTTTTGATTGATTGATAAAGCAGCTTGTCCTGTTTGATTACCGGGCTTGTGCGTAACTCTTGCAAAAGTGGCGTAGCTGCTTGTGCTAATTCGCCTTCGGCGTCAAGCATGAGCACCGCGATAGCTAGCTTTGTGCGAGCATCGCAGTTGCCTGCCAGTAAAGTCTTGTACTTGATTGATTCAAGCTCACCAGCCGCCAGTCCAGATCTCAGGCTCACCATCTCGACCAGTTTGTCAGCAGCATTACTAAAAAAGTAAAAACGCGGTCTGCTATAACCACTGTCAATAATGGGCTCTTTGATTATTAGCCCCTTTTGCTCCAGATCCACTGCTGGTGTTATTGATGTGCCTGCAAGCGTCTGAGTCACTTTGGCGCTATAGTGATCAAAGGCCAGTACTGTCGCTGTCTGTCTATCGGCCGACGGCGATGTAATTAATACCATTACTTGTTTGTCCCCAGCGCGCCAGGATTTGTCCGAGAGCAGTTGTGGGTTGTAGGCACCAGGGACGGTGCTGACAAAATAGGGTATTGGTTTGGTGCCGATTCGCCTCAACAGGCTCAATTTAAGCTCGACCAGCTGCCCGATGCCAGCTTCTTGCTTGCTTAGCGCTGTGGCAATGATTTTGCCTTCAGAGCTTTTAAACTCCATTTGATCAGATGTTGTTATTGATGCTTGCTGGACAAATTCTTCCAGTGACCTGGTCTCACTAAATGGATTGCCAGGACTGTCTACCTGCAAGTGAATGAGCTGAATCTGTCCTGTGCTAAGGGGCTTAAGTAGCCAGTAATCGAGCTGCAGTTTGAGCAGCCTGCGGGAGCCAGTGGCAGTGGGCTCGCAGACCGATAGTCCTTTTGTAAGGGTCCAGAGCGCTATAGCGTCTTTGCCGGCTAGCTTGCGGTATTGCCCGCCAGCGGCTTTGACCTTGCCTTGCTCTGGCACTTCCATCTCTTTTGTAAGTAACTCTGCTGGCTGAGGATAGCCTGTTGGCAAAATACTTTGCAGCCCGTGGATTTCAATATCGGTAAGAGTCCGTAGTGGTCCCTGGCAGATCTCTTTTATCAGTCGCTCGCTTACACCATCAATGGGCGCTCTTTTGTCCTCCAGGGTGAGGCGAGCGCGCGGCTCAAGCCCTATGGTGGAGTATTTTTGACCAAATCCAGATTGCTCGTCAGCGGTCGCCGCGGTCTCGCCGGCTACAGGTTGCCAGTTGTAGGCAGAGGCGGGCAATGGCATAAGCCCAGCAAACAGGCTAATAGCTAGAGCACACTGAGGTAGAGCGCTCTTGGTTAGAGTCTTGGTCCATTTTGCAGTTACCAGGTTACTTGCAATAAAAGCTGCCGGGTAAAAGCTGGGGCTGCGTTTCATGGTTTTTCCCATTGTGAGGGCGGTCATTTATTTAAGGTATTATGGTTCTGGATGGTAGCAGATTGTCTTTTAGCCAAAGTAGCTGGTCTATAAATTGAATCCCCCTTCTTTATCCGTTTATTTCAGGCAGATTCTCGTGGGCTGGGGCTTTTTAGCGCTGCTTTTGATTGGCTACACTGATTTTACAAACCTCTCAACGGTTGTAAATGCCGACTATCTGATGACTTTTCATACGGCTGGTTGGATTGCCGATCACAATCAGTTTGATATCCTCTACCCCCAAGACGGTGCCAGTACATTTGCTGGTGAGCCTTTTGATCTTAAAGCCCATGAGCTTTTGCCGCTTTTAAAAGAGTATGCCGTCGCGGAATACATGTATATGCCCGCCTCGGCATATTTGTTTGCGCCGTTTTCGCGTTTGTCGCCATGCTTTTCGCTTTTTGCCTTTCAAGTTGTTTCTTTTATCTTGATGGCGCTATCTGCTTGTTTTACCCTTGGTTTTAAACCAATCAGTCGCTGGTTTAGTGCTACTTTGGCGCTGCTTGCCTTTATTCCTACATTTTTTACTTTGTGGATTGGTCAAGTCGGTCTGGCTTTTGGTCTTTTTCCGCTGACAGCTGGCTATATGCTCAGTCAGAGGGGGATGAATTTTGCCGCTGGATTTTGCTTTGCGATGCTGGCGCTCAAGCCGCAGATGCTTGTACCGGCAGTCTTTGTGCTGGCTCTTTCGCTATTTCAAAAGCGGTTTAGTGCGCTCCTGGGCTTTGTCTTGGGTGGTGCTACGCTCATTGCTGTCAATTATTTTGTCATGGGACAAAAGCTCTTGCTCAGCTGGTTTGAATGTCTCAAACTCAGTGACAAGATTTATTCTGATCCCACTAATGGTGTACCTGTAAGGTTGGCTACATCCTTGCCTCGGGCAATTTTGCTGGCTTTGCCGGCTGATAGCCGAGCGATGTGCAAGCCGCTTGTCTACGGCGTCTCACTTTTGCTTTTGCTGGCTGGTATCGCACTGGTCTATAGCGCTGCTAGATCAAATCTCAAGGATGAGGATAAGACTCGACTCTCTTTGATAACTGGCTGCCTGGCTTTGCCTTGTGTGGTGCCGCATTTGTTTTTGTATGACCTCTGCGTGCTGGCTCCGGTCGGTTGGCTGGCTTTTGCCGGTGGGTTTAAAAGCATACGAGGTCTAGTCAGTCTGCTCTGGATATCAGTGACTATTTACTGTCTGACTCTGGTGAGCTTCCCTGACATGGTATCGCCTGTGATACTGGTGGCAATTTTTGTGTTTATCTATCTGACAGCGTTGTTTAATCTGTATATACACAAAGTCAAAGCGTCTGCTTAATACTGACTTAGATAAGGGGCAACTAGAGGGTATCAGTGGCAACCAGCAAGCGCACCAGTCGTAGATTTGATCACCTGCTTGTCTGGCCGCTTTGTCTCGTCACGCTGGTGGGGCTTGTCTATCTATATTTTCAGAATATTTCTATTGGTACCGTCGCTCCATTTAGTTTGGGGGAAGAAGGTGCGGCACTTTTTGCTGCTGATTATTTAAGCTCCGGCA includes:
- a CDS encoding NAD(P)-dependent oxidoreductase, which translates into the protein MTDKDKSLKNKVCFITGGSRGIGLAIALRAAQDGACIVVAAKTDQPHPKLPGTIHTAADAITQAGGKALAVVCDIREEAQVKAAVDKTIEHFGAIDILVNNASAISLTGTEATDMKRFDLMQSVNGRGTFVCSKYAIEHLLKSDNPHILNISPPLNLNPRWFGPHLAYTMAKYGMSLCTLGMAEEFKGKIAVNSLWPETAIATSAVGNLLGGEKALAACRKPEIMADAAYQILTGGVHDSGNFYIDSAVLKRAGVSDFTPYAVNPDSRLIPDFFLD
- a CDS encoding DUF2029 domain-containing protein; this translates as MNPPSLSVYFRQILVGWGFLALLLIGYTDFTNLSTVVNADYLMTFHTAGWIADHNQFDILYPQDGASTFAGEPFDLKAHELLPLLKEYAVAEYMYMPASAYLFAPFSRLSPCFSLFAFQVVSFILMALSACFTLGFKPISRWFSATLALLAFIPTFFTLWIGQVGLAFGLFPLTAGYMLSQRGMNFAAGFCFAMLALKPQMLVPAVFVLALSLFQKRFSALLGFVLGGATLIAVNYFVMGQKLLLSWFECLKLSDKIYSDPTNGVPVRLATSLPRAILLALPADSRAMCKPLVYGVSLLLLLAGIALVYSAARSNLKDEDKTRLSLITGCLALPCVVPHLFLYDLCVLAPVGWLAFAGGFKSIRGLVSLLWISVTIYCLTLVSFPDMVSPVILVAIFVFIYLTALFNLYIHKVKASA